A genomic region of Runella rosea contains the following coding sequences:
- a CDS encoding putative Ig domain-containing protein — MLSLILMIVYNETKTLKTLLFLGFLVLSVALKAQNADTQRYVGLQLLNLDPRPEAGMDVIEASIANGCNLVALTIQWDEVYKDNTSPPDWRQYDRQIEYIAKTNAKIALRIIVGRLYYRLDGYWTARETMKDDLGRPLSGVYGRTCFSFSHQPTVAKSQNFIKEVCQRYNAYQNQGKILYVSFGNLSTQELGYPHETNFEGGKQYLAGFDYSDSSLDSFRVWAEKRYKRINKLNYHWGTKYASFKTLMPPGTAYNPYPTYRKKSGKDWYLFSHSQLQNYIDGTINGIKQVNPQYKIVNEYGAVTADFSAMLISYSFKTLDAKTDGTKVHNDPYYNHRWVTDVIRSNRPANKWTANEVFYTSQTPTDLLRRQFNECFEHGSKIVTLVAAAPEPGAMRLIQEMAGRWINTPLSEIKPQYSISYTLTEALDSTMKNVEKRWVEKVGSNPQPVHIELVEDILSEEYWKPLSVNLPPIIANQITDRASKPRKAYSYTLPKDAFTDPDGDIVKIEALEKPQWLNLNNGVLSGNVPDVIGDYKVTLRATDDEGATALMSFNLKVTNINVKPIVKRPVPDFETSLQKLVFYQFQPDHFDDPDGVIVRVQASGLRPWMTYTSKEFSAYPQEQGTFTVNLRAYDDDSAFVETSFKIKVLNIPPVAKQQLPEKVIARGKAFRFKISPNLFSDPDGEIVRVGAAKLPAWLTFNGTELRGTPPELATYRVGIRAYDNGGDSVEIPFVIKVDVQGAQNSPPLARYTLPNVQMFATQKFTYRVPDSLFYDTNGYVDRIEAPNLPSWLSFRNNEISGVALQAGTYTVTVRAIDDDETATNVTFKIEVRYANISFELIQAGKIGERRFIGPLSNGDVLQEATIPGKITIYANCEVPAKRVLLKLTGPYQREITAERFPFALFDETTGFSPIAGSYTLEASAFNDSLQVSAATIRFTIKTTQPLTDWQVYPNPFSNVCNVKLPDLLDINTLSFKLIALSGQEIMMNKRQITIVDKVAYVNLSDTQVAGGIYILQVFENETLLKGIKIVKQ, encoded by the coding sequence ATGTTGAGTTTGATATTGATGATTGTTTATAATGAAACGAAAACGCTGAAAACACTCCTTTTTTTGGGATTTTTGGTGCTGTCGGTAGCCTTAAAAGCGCAGAATGCTGATACCCAGCGCTACGTTGGTTTGCAATTACTTAACCTTGACCCGCGCCCCGAAGCAGGGATGGATGTCATTGAAGCGTCTATTGCCAATGGCTGCAACTTAGTGGCCCTCACAATTCAGTGGGATGAAGTTTACAAAGACAATACTTCTCCGCCCGATTGGCGTCAGTACGACCGTCAGATAGAATACATTGCGAAGACCAATGCTAAAATAGCGTTACGCATTATTGTGGGCCGACTTTATTACCGTTTGGACGGTTATTGGACGGCTAGAGAAACTATGAAGGATGATTTGGGACGGCCACTTTCGGGGGTTTATGGACGAACGTGCTTTAGTTTTTCGCATCAGCCCACGGTTGCCAAATCCCAAAATTTTATCAAAGAAGTGTGTCAACGCTACAACGCCTATCAAAATCAGGGTAAAATTCTTTACGTATCCTTCGGTAATTTATCGACCCAAGAGCTGGGGTATCCCCATGAGACCAATTTTGAGGGCGGCAAACAATACCTTGCGGGCTTTGATTATTCTGATTCGTCCTTGGATTCGTTTAGGGTATGGGCCGAAAAACGCTATAAACGCATCAATAAACTCAACTACCATTGGGGAACAAAATATGCTTCTTTTAAAACATTAATGCCACCTGGAACGGCGTACAATCCGTATCCGACCTATCGAAAAAAATCGGGAAAAGATTGGTACTTGTTTTCTCATTCGCAACTTCAAAATTATATAGACGGGACAATTAACGGCATCAAGCAGGTAAACCCACAGTATAAAATTGTCAACGAATACGGCGCCGTAACGGCCGATTTTTCGGCCATGCTGATTTCTTACTCCTTCAAAACGCTCGACGCAAAAACGGATGGAACCAAGGTACACAATGACCCCTATTACAATCACCGCTGGGTAACCGACGTCATACGCTCCAATCGGCCCGCCAATAAATGGACGGCAAACGAAGTGTTTTACACGTCGCAAACGCCGACTGACTTGTTGAGGCGCCAATTTAACGAGTGTTTTGAGCATGGTTCCAAGATTGTGACTTTGGTGGCGGCTGCTCCAGAGCCGGGTGCCATGCGTTTGATTCAGGAGATGGCTGGCCGATGGATTAATACGCCGCTGTCTGAAATCAAGCCCCAATATTCTATTTCTTATACTTTGACTGAAGCCCTTGATTCTACCATGAAAAATGTAGAAAAGAGATGGGTTGAAAAAGTTGGATCAAATCCTCAACCCGTTCATATTGAATTGGTTGAGGATATTTTGTCGGAAGAATATTGGAAACCACTCAGCGTGAATCTGCCGCCAATTATTGCAAATCAGATTACCGATCGGGCAAGTAAACCTCGCAAAGCGTACAGTTATACGTTGCCCAAGGATGCATTTACTGACCCCGACGGTGATATTGTCAAAATAGAAGCCCTTGAAAAACCCCAGTGGTTAAATTTGAATAATGGGGTTCTTTCGGGAAATGTGCCAGATGTAATCGGTGACTACAAAGTAACCCTCCGCGCTACCGATGATGAAGGAGCCACGGCGTTGATGAGTTTTAATCTCAAAGTGACCAATATAAACGTTAAACCTATCGTCAAACGCCCCGTGCCTGATTTTGAGACATCACTTCAAAAATTGGTGTTTTATCAATTTCAACCCGACCATTTTGACGACCCGGATGGCGTCATAGTGCGAGTACAGGCCAGCGGGCTACGCCCGTGGATGACTTATACCTCCAAAGAGTTTTCGGCGTATCCACAGGAGCAGGGTACATTTACCGTCAACCTTCGAGCGTATGATGACGACAGTGCGTTTGTGGAAACGTCGTTTAAAATAAAAGTACTTAACATTCCTCCCGTGGCCAAGCAGCAATTGCCCGAGAAAGTGATTGCACGAGGTAAAGCGTTTCGTTTTAAGATTTCGCCCAACCTTTTCAGCGACCCAGACGGTGAGATTGTCAGAGTAGGAGCGGCCAAACTGCCCGCATGGCTCACATTTAACGGTACGGAATTGCGGGGAACTCCGCCAGAACTGGCAACGTATCGGGTTGGAATTCGGGCGTATGACAACGGCGGCGATTCGGTTGAAATACCGTTTGTGATAAAAGTAGACGTTCAGGGGGCCCAAAATTCACCACCTCTTGCCCGCTATACCTTACCAAACGTGCAGATGTTTGCCACGCAAAAATTTACCTACCGTGTACCTGATTCATTGTTTTATGATACAAATGGCTACGTTGACCGAATCGAAGCGCCCAATTTACCCTCTTGGCTCTCTTTTCGTAACAATGAAATCTCGGGAGTGGCTTTACAGGCAGGTACTTACACGGTCACGGTCAGGGCCATTGATGATGATGAGACGGCCACCAATGTTACCTTTAAAATCGAAGTACGCTACGCAAATATCAGTTTTGAGCTGATTCAGGCGGGAAAAATTGGAGAACGGCGTTTTATCGGACCATTGAGCAACGGGGACGTACTTCAGGAAGCGACTATTCCAGGCAAGATTACCATATATGCAAATTGTGAAGTTCCTGCCAAGAGAGTATTGCTGAAATTGACAGGTCCTTATCAACGGGAAATCACCGCCGAGCGGTTTCCTTTTGCTTTATTTGATGAAACAACTGGTTTTTCTCCGATTGCTGGGAGTTATACGTTAGAAGCTTCGGCTTTTAACGATTCATTGCAAGTGAGCGCTGCCACGATTCGTTTTACGATTAAAACGACGCAGCCCTTGACGGATTGGCAAGTATATCCGAATCCTTTTTCAAACGTCTGTAATGTAAAATTGCCTGATTTGCTGGATATTAATACCTTGAGTTTTAAGTTGATTGCTTTGTCAGGCCAGGAAATAATGATGAATAAACGTCAGATAACCATCGTCGATAAAGTTGCTTATGTCAATTTATCAGACACGCAGGTGGCTGGTGGTATTTACATATTGCAGGTTTTTGAGAACGAAACGTTACTGAAAGGGATTAAAATAGTGAAGCAGTGA
- a CDS encoding acyltransferase family protein — MIESNNFHFIRFLAASLVIVGHVYPLNGRPDVIEQWSLGLFPSGHIAVCIFFVISGYCVLQSRLNSKSTYAYTMKRALRIFPGLFVALLFTAFVIGPLATSYSLSDYFSAGQTYRFFDNIKLYPNTHGTLPGVFVQNTHNAANGSLWTLAYEFTMYIFVIVAVFLFRNRWRWFLIGFVAFFVIYCALFEVIQGDRIIPLIRLNLFHLIDFGIYFVLGMLFYLYQDQIGLHWWGAVAAFGAWMIMYLIADAGYLPLSAIMWIRYFSISYLVMYFAFIKGPLNRFGDWGDYSYGIYIYAYPIQQIIISFFGNEMPSYQQVLLAFAVVLPLAWFSWNYVEKPALKYKSYFR, encoded by the coding sequence ATGATTGAATCAAATAATTTTCATTTTATAAGATTTCTGGCTGCATCTTTAGTAATAGTTGGCCACGTTTATCCACTCAATGGACGTCCTGATGTAATTGAGCAATGGAGTTTGGGATTGTTTCCTTCGGGTCATATTGCGGTATGTATATTCTTTGTTATCAGTGGATATTGTGTGCTTCAAAGTCGGCTGAACAGTAAGTCGACTTACGCCTACACCATGAAACGGGCTCTACGAATTTTCCCTGGACTTTTCGTGGCTTTGCTTTTTACCGCTTTTGTGATTGGCCCCTTAGCCACTTCGTATAGCTTATCTGATTATTTTAGTGCAGGCCAAACCTACCGTTTTTTTGATAACATAAAGCTTTACCCTAATACGCATGGAACACTCCCGGGCGTATTTGTACAGAATACCCACAATGCAGCAAATGGGTCGCTGTGGACGTTGGCGTATGAGTTTACTATGTATATTTTTGTGATTGTCGCGGTTTTCTTATTTCGCAACCGTTGGCGATGGTTTCTCATTGGGTTTGTGGCTTTTTTTGTTATCTACTGTGCTTTGTTTGAAGTTATACAAGGCGACAGAATCATTCCGCTGATTCGTTTAAATCTTTTTCACCTGATTGATTTTGGGATTTATTTTGTGTTGGGAATGCTGTTCTATCTATATCAAGACCAGATAGGTCTGCATTGGTGGGGCGCCGTTGCTGCATTTGGGGCGTGGATGATTATGTATCTAATCGCCGATGCTGGGTATCTCCCTTTGTCGGCCATTATGTGGATTCGTTATTTCAGTATTTCATATTTAGTCATGTATTTTGCCTTTATAAAAGGCCCGCTTAATCGTTTTGGCGACTGGGGCGATTATTCTTATGGTATCTATATTTATGCCTATCCAATCCAACAGATAATTATCTCATTTTTTGGTAACGAAATGCCGTCTTACCAACAGGTTTTATTGGCATTTGCCGTTGTTTTGCCGTTGGCTTGGTTTTCCTGGAACTACGTAGAAAAGCCCGCTTTAAAATATAAATCCTACTTTAGATAA
- a CDS encoding SGNH/GDSL hydrolase family protein: MVNFLKIGVLSCFLYLPFKSFAQTVDCSNTKCVPITVKVVGKDFKLDVVPEEPIEPVILPNALINLESGQYPLGTIINFDIPVVGLNVKNSINSAQLTVEYMWESDGVWKTGNKVELRKSGVLSVRTRSGENTSEIQKKTYQLFYKQVLLIGNSFTQHGPYEPIGWTGNWGMAASAADKDYKSTLERYLQANYKDTKVKIFPTARIESDFVNYDFDYHIGVWQKTFEETDLIVLRFGENVKDWEIPMQGGKANKLYKEYILKFIKMIKQNSSARIVITSVFWQGFPNTNAVFKEVADENGYDWVDLNEIGKDNSNYAYGLFADPGVSKHPNDKGMKAIADLIYEKIK, encoded by the coding sequence ATGGTTAACTTTTTGAAAATAGGTGTTTTGAGCTGTTTTTTATACTTGCCTTTCAAGAGTTTTGCTCAGACGGTTGATTGTAGCAATACAAAATGCGTACCTATAACCGTAAAAGTTGTCGGCAAAGATTTTAAGTTAGACGTCGTTCCTGAAGAACCGATTGAACCTGTTATCCTGCCAAATGCACTCATTAATTTAGAAAGTGGACAATATCCTTTAGGAACCATAATAAATTTTGATATACCAGTTGTTGGATTAAACGTAAAGAATTCAATCAATTCAGCTCAATTGACGGTTGAATACATGTGGGAGTCAGACGGCGTTTGGAAAACTGGAAACAAAGTGGAGTTGAGAAAATCAGGCGTTCTTTCTGTAAGAACAAGATCAGGTGAAAACACCTCTGAAATTCAGAAAAAGACGTATCAACTTTTCTACAAACAAGTTCTTTTAATAGGAAACAGCTTTACACAACATGGTCCTTATGAGCCAATTGGTTGGACTGGAAACTGGGGAATGGCTGCCTCCGCAGCCGATAAAGATTACAAATCAACCTTGGAGCGGTATTTACAGGCTAACTACAAAGACACCAAAGTGAAGATCTTTCCAACGGCTCGCATCGAGAGCGATTTCGTTAATTATGACTTTGATTATCACATTGGTGTTTGGCAGAAAACGTTTGAGGAAACCGATTTAATTGTATTACGTTTCGGAGAAAACGTAAAAGATTGGGAAATACCGATGCAAGGTGGCAAAGCCAATAAATTATACAAAGAGTATATCCTTAAGTTTATCAAAATGATTAAACAGAATTCATCGGCCAGGATTGTGATAACCAGTGTTTTCTGGCAGGGCTTTCCCAATACCAACGCTGTATTTAAAGAAGTTGCGGATGAGAATGGGTATGATTGGGTAGATTTGAATGAAATAGGTAAGGATAACAGCAATTATGCCTATGGATTGTTTGCCGATCCCGGTGTTTCGAAGCATCCAAACGATAAAGGTATGAAAGCGATTGCAGATCTAATTTATGAAAAAATTAAATAA